Genomic window (Clostridiales bacterium):
GCTTTGGAGAGTGCACATGTGACTGCAGACAAACAAATGAAATAGGTGTCTCACAAGACGGGCGCTCAAATCAAACGTTTATAATGGGCTGATGTCAAATATATAATGTGGGGCGGCGCCGCCTCACATTATATATAAGTTAGCACATATTTCCATTTGTAAAACGGCATAGGGTGCATATTTTATATTTGAAGAATATTATTCAATCGCTAAGCTCACAACCTTAAGAGTCTGTAAACTCGTTCAGGGCACATCAAAACTGTTCACAGGTATATTTCGTCAATGGAAGTTTAATGTCATCCAATACCTTCTCCAAAAGCACTCCCTCCCTACGGGGATATTCATATCCGCAACTTAACTTTATAGCCGATGAAATAAACTGCGCCGCCCTATCCAACGCGACAGGGAGACTATTTCCCTGAAGGATGCTTCCAACAAGTACGCTTGTAAATCCATCGCCTGTTCCCGGAAAAAACACGGGCATATAATCGCATCTAACAGCCCAGTAGCATCCGTCTTCCTTGCTGTATGCCGCAACATATGTCCATTTATCCGAATTATACGCCGGCACGCTTGTTATTATTACTGTTTTAGGCCCCATAGCCGATAGCCTGAGCAGCCAATCCTTAATCTCATTTTTATCTATTTTATCTTTGCAGGGTTCATCCAAAAGGAAAGCAGCTTCCGTCATGTTCGGAGTTATAATATCGGCAGAACCAATCAACTCCTTCATTCCTTCTACCATTTCATTATCCATAGAACTGTATAATTCGCCATCGTCACCCATAACAGGATCTATCACAACAAGCTGGCCTTCATAATGGAAGTTTGAAATAAACTTTTTTATTATGCCGGCCTGCCTCGGCGAACCTAAAAATCCCGTATATATGCAGTCGAACTTTATCCCGAGGCTGTGCCAG
Coding sequences:
- a CDS encoding pyridoxamine kinase, whose protein sequence is MRAPIQRVAAVHDLSGFGKSSLTMIIPILSAMGIQVCPLPTAVLSTQTGEFEGYKFVDFTDHMEDFIDHWHSLGIKFDCIYTGFLGSPRQAGIIKKFISNFHYEGQLVVIDPVMGDDGELYSSMDNEMVEGMKELIGSADIITPNMTEAAFLLDEPCKDKIDKNEIKDWLLRLSAMGPKTVIITSVPAYNSDKWTYVAAYSKEDGCYWAVRCDYMPVFFPGTGDGFTSVLVGSILQGNSLPVALDRAAQFISSAIKLSCGYEYPRREGVLLEKVLDDIKLPLTKYTCEQF